One part of the Algibacter sp. L1A34 genome encodes these proteins:
- a CDS encoding 2-oxoglutarate dehydrogenase E1 component → MDKFSFLNTAHTAYFADLYDQYLQNPDSVEPSWRAFFQGYDFGSENYGLEGDSVENISAEVPEQLQKEFQIVRLIDGYRMRGHLFTKTNPVRDRRTYSPTLEISNFGLSANDLDTVFTAGEILGIGTKTLREIIVHLDKIYCHSIGVEYMYLRNPEVIAWWQEQLNANDNQPNFSADTKKYILSKLNHAVTFENFLQTKYVGQKRFSLEGGESLIPALSNVLFYAVKKYGVKECVLGMAHRGRLNTLINIFRKPLHELFSEFDGKDFEDMDIDGDVKYHLGLTLDKTYQNGKTLKMNLVPNPSHLETVAPVAEGITRAKIDADYDGDDSKILPIIVHGDAAIAGQGIVYEVAQMSQLAGYKTGGTVHIVVNNQIGFTTNYLDARSSTYCTDVAKVTLSPVLHVNADDAEAVVHAVEMALEYRMRYKKDVYIDLLGYRKYGHNEGDEPRFTQPKLYKEIAKHSNPFKIYADKLIAEKTVDQAYVDDIISEFKETLEGEYSKAKKAKSSIVREFMQERWTDFERQGLESMMQTEDTSYPKNKLESISKVVSTVPAGVKFLRKAEKILKGREKMVFETDTLDWGMGETLAYGSLLEEGFNVRISGQDVERGTFSHRHAILRDEISEERINLLNINPESKGKMDIYNSFLSEYGVLGFDYGYAMANPNTLTIWEAQFGDFSNGAQIIFDQYLSAAEDKWKSQNGIVVLLPHGYEGQGSEHSSARIERYLQLCGEDNMTVADCTTPGNMFHLLRRQMKRNYRKPLIVFTPKSLLRHPKAVSSIKDLASGEFQEVIDDTINPTNVKKLVFCTGKFYYDLLAEREELGREDVALVRIEQLFPLHLEKIQSVIDKYPNVESYTWAQEEPKNMGAWMHMAQRMDLVKLEVAARPYNSVPAPGSNTRDKRRQRRVIDEVFAN, encoded by the coding sequence ATGGATAAATTTTCATTTTTAAATACAGCACACACAGCATATTTTGCTGACTTATACGATCAATATTTACAAAACCCAGATTCGGTGGAGCCGAGTTGGAGAGCCTTTTTTCAAGGCTATGATTTCGGTAGTGAAAACTATGGATTAGAAGGTGATAGTGTAGAAAATATTTCTGCAGAAGTGCCAGAACAGTTACAAAAAGAATTTCAAATTGTAAGGCTTATTGATGGCTACAGAATGCGAGGACACTTGTTTACCAAAACAAATCCGGTACGTGATCGTCGTACATATTCACCAACATTAGAAATCTCTAATTTCGGACTTAGCGCAAACGATTTAGATACCGTTTTTACTGCAGGAGAAATTTTGGGTATTGGTACAAAAACGCTTCGCGAAATTATTGTACACCTCGATAAAATATATTGTCATTCTATTGGTGTCGAATATATGTATTTGCGTAACCCAGAAGTTATTGCTTGGTGGCAAGAACAACTTAATGCAAATGATAATCAGCCAAATTTTTCTGCTGATACTAAAAAATATATTCTTTCAAAATTAAATCATGCGGTTACTTTCGAAAACTTTTTGCAAACTAAATATGTTGGGCAAAAACGTTTTTCTTTAGAAGGAGGAGAGTCTTTAATTCCTGCCTTGAGTAATGTGCTTTTTTATGCTGTTAAAAAATACGGCGTTAAAGAATGTGTATTAGGTATGGCACACCGTGGTCGTTTAAATACACTTATCAATATTTTTAGAAAACCTTTGCATGAACTTTTTAGCGAGTTTGATGGTAAAGATTTTGAAGATATGGATATTGATGGTGATGTTAAATATCACTTGGGTTTAACGCTTGATAAAACTTATCAAAACGGTAAAACCCTTAAGATGAACTTGGTTCCGAATCCATCGCATTTAGAAACTGTTGCACCTGTAGCCGAAGGGATTACACGAGCAAAAATTGATGCGGATTATGATGGTGACGATTCTAAAATATTACCTATAATAGTACATGGGGATGCTGCAATCGCAGGTCAAGGTATAGTTTATGAGGTTGCACAAATGAGCCAGTTAGCTGGATATAAAACAGGCGGAACTGTACATATTGTTGTAAATAACCAAATAGGATTTACAACCAATTATTTAGATGCACGATCTAGTACGTATTGTACAGATGTGGCTAAAGTGACATTGTCACCGGTGTTACACGTAAATGCAGATGATGCAGAGGCTGTAGTTCATGCCGTTGAAATGGCATTGGAATACAGAATGCGATACAAAAAAGATGTATACATCGATTTATTAGGTTATAGAAAATATGGGCATAATGAAGGTGATGAGCCACGATTTACGCAGCCAAAATTATATAAAGAAATAGCGAAGCATTCTAATCCATTTAAAATTTATGCTGATAAATTAATAGCTGAAAAAACTGTTGATCAAGCATATGTTGATGATATTATTTCGGAATTTAAAGAGACTTTAGAAGGTGAGTATTCTAAGGCTAAAAAAGCCAAGTCGTCTATAGTTCGTGAGTTTATGCAAGAACGTTGGACAGATTTTGAGCGTCAAGGCTTAGAGTCTATGATGCAAACAGAAGATACATCTTATCCAAAAAATAAATTAGAAAGTATTTCTAAAGTAGTTTCTACAGTTCCAGCAGGTGTTAAGTTTTTACGCAAAGCAGAAAAAATTCTTAAAGGTCGAGAAAAAATGGTTTTTGAAACCGATACACTCGATTGGGGAATGGGAGAAACGCTAGCATACGGAAGTTTGCTTGAAGAAGGTTTTAATGTGCGTATCTCTGGGCAAGACGTTGAGCGTGGAACATTTAGCCACCGTCATGCTATTTTACGTGACGAAATTTCAGAAGAACGTATTAATTTATTAAATATCAATCCAGAGAGTAAAGGTAAAATGGATATTTATAATTCCTTTTTATCAGAATATGGTGTACTTGGTTTCGATTATGGTTATGCCATGGCAAACCCAAATACATTAACCATTTGGGAAGCGCAATTTGGAGATTTTAGTAATGGAGCTCAAATTATATTCGATCAATATTTATCGGCAGCTGAAGATAAATGGAAATCTCAAAATGGAATTGTAGTTTTATTACCTCATGGATATGAGGGGCAAGGTTCCGAGCATTCATCAGCAAGAATAGAACGTTACCTACAATTATGTGGTGAAGATAATATGACGGTTGCCGATTGTACAACACCAGGGAACATGTTCCACTTGTTACGTCGCCAAATGAAACGTAATTATAGAAAACCCTTAATTGTTTTCACTCCAAAAAGTTTATTACGTCATCCAAAAGCAGTTTCTAGTATAAAAGATTTAGCATCAGGAGAATTTCAAGAAGTTATCGACGATACTATTAACCCAACAAATGTTAAGAAATTAGTATTCTGTACAGGTAAATTTTATTACGATTTATTAGCTGAAAGAGAAGAACTAGGAAGAGAGGATGTTGCATTAGTGCGAATAGAACAGTTATTCCCGCTTCATTTAGAAAAAATACAAAGTGTTATTGATAAATATCCAAATGTTGAAAGTTACACTTGGGCGCAAGAAGAACCTAAAAACATGGGGGCTTGGATGCACATGGCACAACGTATGGATTTAGTGAAGTTAGAAGTAGCAGCACGTCCTTACAATTCTGTACCAGCACCAGGATCTAATACTAGAGATAAACGCAGACAACGTCGTGTAATCGATGAGGTTTTTGCAAATTAA
- the odhB gene encoding 2-oxoglutarate dehydrogenase complex dihydrolipoyllysine-residue succinyltransferase produces MILEMKVPSPGESITEVEIATWLVEDGDYVEKDQAIAEVDSDKATLELPAEASGIITLKAEEGDAVEVGAVVCLIDTSAEKPAGGEAPKAEVKVEAPKAEAPKVAEAKTYATGSASPAAKKVLAEKGIAASSISGTGKAGRITKDDAVKAVPSMGTPTGGSRGTSRSKMSMLRRKVAERLVEVKNTTAMLTTFNEVDMSPIFALRSEYKETFKTKHGVGLGFMSFFTLAVVRALEMYPSVNSMMDGKEMLSYDFCDISIAVSGPKGLMVPVIRNAENLSFRGVESEVKRLALRARDGQITVDEMTGGTFTITNGGVFGSMLSTPIINPPQSGILGMHNIVERPVAIDGQVVIRPIMYVALSYDHRIIDGKESVGFLVAVKEALENPIELLMNNDVRKALEL; encoded by the coding sequence ATGATTTTAGAAATGAAAGTGCCTTCACCAGGCGAATCTATCACAGAAGTAGAAATAGCGACTTGGTTAGTTGAAGATGGCGATTACGTTGAAAAAGACCAAGCTATTGCCGAAGTTGATAGTGATAAAGCAACCTTAGAATTACCAGCAGAAGCAAGTGGTATTATTACGCTTAAAGCGGAAGAAGGTGATGCTGTTGAAGTTGGAGCTGTAGTTTGTTTAATTGATACAAGTGCAGAAAAACCAGCAGGTGGAGAAGCGCCAAAAGCAGAAGTTAAAGTGGAAGCACCAAAAGCAGAAGCGCCAAAAGTAGCTGAAGCAAAAACGTATGCTACAGGTTCTGCAAGTCCTGCCGCTAAAAAAGTTTTAGCTGAAAAAGGAATTGCTGCCTCATCTATTTCAGGTACGGGTAAAGCAGGCCGAATTACTAAAGACGATGCCGTAAAAGCAGTACCTTCTATGGGAACTCCAACTGGTGGTAGCCGTGGTACTTCCAGAAGTAAAATGTCTATGTTACGTAGAAAAGTAGCCGAACGTTTAGTTGAGGTGAAAAATACAACAGCGATGTTAACCACATTTAATGAGGTTGATATGTCGCCTATTTTTGCGTTACGTTCAGAATATAAAGAGACCTTTAAAACTAAACATGGTGTTGGTTTAGGGTTTATGAGTTTCTTTACTTTAGCAGTTGTTAGAGCGCTAGAAATGTATCCATCAGTGAATTCAATGATGGATGGTAAAGAAATGTTATCATACGATTTTTGTGATATTAGTATTGCTGTATCGGGTCCAAAAGGATTAATGGTACCAGTAATTCGTAATGCTGAAAACTTATCTTTTAGAGGTGTAGAGTCGGAAGTAAAACGTTTGGCACTTCGCGCAAGAGATGGTCAAATTACTGTTGATGAAATGACGGGTGGAACATTCACTATAACAAACGGAGGTGTTTTTGGTAGTATGTTATCTACGCCAATTATTAATCCACCACAAAGTGGGATTTTAGGAATGCACAACATTGTAGAGCGTCCGGTTGCTATTGATGGTCAGGTTGTAATTCGTCCAATAATGTATGTAGCATTATCTTATGATCATAGAATTATTGATGGTAAAGAAAGTGTAGGGTTCTTAGTTGCTGTAAAAGAGGCTTTAGAAAACCCGATAGAATTATTAATGAATAACGATGTTAGAAAAGCTTTAGAACTTTAA
- a CDS encoding alpha-ketoglutarate decarboxylase, which produces MKLFFPINKALTVFLIFFISMINQSYSQNFKSDFWEHVRYGGGIGLNFGDEFFSGTLAPNAVYEFNKSFSLGLGINGTYNSQKNIYKSTILGGSLIGYYNPINEIQISAEFEELNVNRRYNGNLNLPNDNYWIPALYFGAGYRNGNVTFGIRYDVLYDTDKSIYSQAWAPFVRFYF; this is translated from the coding sequence ATGAAACTTTTTTTCCCAATAAACAAAGCACTTACTGTTTTTTTAATCTTTTTTATTTCTATGATTAACCAATCCTATTCTCAAAATTTTAAAAGTGATTTCTGGGAACATGTAAGATATGGTGGTGGTATTGGTTTAAATTTTGGTGACGAATTCTTTAGTGGCACTTTAGCTCCAAATGCAGTTTATGAATTTAACAAATCATTTTCATTAGGCTTAGGGATTAATGGTACATACAACAGTCAGAAAAATATTTATAAATCAACTATTTTAGGAGGAAGTTTAATTGGTTACTATAATCCAATAAACGAAATTCAAATATCAGCCGAATTTGAAGAACTCAACGTAAATCGCCGATATAACGGAAACTTAAATCTACCGAACGACAACTACTGGATTCCTGCTTTATATTTTGGTGCGGGTTATCGTAATGGCAATGTTACTTTTGGTATTCGCTATGATGTGTTATATGATACGGACAAAAGCATATATTCCCAAGCCTGGGCGCCCTTTGTTCGGTTTTACTTCTAA